The Myxococcota bacterium genome contains the following window.
CTTCTTCTCGCCGCGCAGGGTGAGCACATCTTCATGGAGCTCGACCGTGAGGTCTTCGCGGCGGACCCCCGGCAGCTCCGCGCTGATCACGAACGCGTGCTCGTTCTCGCTGAGATCGACGGCAGGTGAAAGCAGCGAACCCCTCGCCGCTTCTTCGCCTTGCCGCGCGACGCGGCCGAACGGCCAGTCGCGGAACAAGACGTCGGCGAGCGAAGGCTCGTCGCGTGGGTTCCAACGCTTGAGGCCAGAAGTTGGTTCCGCCATGAGCTTCTCCTTCGGGGTTGAGTGACTCGCAGTAGAGCAAGCGACGTGCCGGGAAACGCGTCGCCTGTCCGCGCGCCGCGGGGGGCCAGTGTGTGGCGGCGCCTCAGTGTGACCCTCGCGCAGGGGAATCTGTTCACAGCGCTTGACTTCGGCGCACCCAGCTAGAAAATTCGCCCAGGGATGCTGAACCACGAGCTTCGCCTCGCGTTCTACGAGCTTGGCGACGAGGATCGCAAGAACCTGTCGCAGCTCCGGCCCCTGCTCGAGAAGTGGGCCGATTCGCTCGTGGCCGCGTTCTACCGGCACCTGCTGAGCTTCCAGGCCACGCGCGAGCTCCTGGCCGATCCCGACGTCAAGGACCGGTTGCTGGTCAAGCAACGCGAGTATCTGCTCTCGCTCGCCGACCCCGGGCTCGATGCCGACTACTTCGCGCAGCGGCTCGGGATCGGACGAACACACGTTCGTGTAGGCCTCGAGCCGCGCTTCTACCTGGGCGCGTATTCGCTCTACTTGCGCCTGCTCGTGCCTGCGATCCTGGAGAACTGGCAGCGCGAGCCCGCGCTGGCCGAGCGCATCATCCTGTCGCTCGAGAAGCTGCTCATGCTCGACGCGTCGGTCGCGATGGACTCGTACATCGCGCGCCGCGAGGAGCGGCTCGCGTTCTTGAATCAGGAGCTCGCGAACGCCTCGCGCGAGAGCGAGCGGCGCTTCGAGGCCGAGCACGAGCGCTCGCGCGACGCCACGGCCCGCGCTCGCGCCGCCGAGCAGCTCGTTTCACTCGCCACGCTGGTCGCGGGGCTGGCCCACGAGATCGGAACGCCCATGGGCGTGATCCGCGGTCACGCCGAGCTGCTCGAGTCGTCGGTGGCCGACGAGCGCGGGCGCAAGCGCCTGCAGACGATCCGCGAGCAGATCGACCGCATCTCCCACATCATCCAGACGTTGCTCAACATGGCGCGGCCCGGCGCGCGCGACACCGCGCCCGTCGACGTGTGCGCGCTGCTGCGCGAGACGCTGGCCTTCCTGGCCGAGAAGCTGCGCGCGCACGCGATCGAGACCCGGCTCGAGCTGCCACCCCGCGCGATGGTGCGCGGCAGCTCGGACAAGCTGCAGCAGGTCCTGATCAACTTGGTGATCAACGCGGTCGACGCCATGAGCGCGGGCGGACAGCTCTCGGTGAGCGTCGACGCGAAATCACCCGACACGCTGGCGATCCGGGTCGCCGACACGGGCCAGGGCATGGATGCCGAGACCCAGGCGCGCATCTTCGAGCCGTTCTTCAGCACCAAGCCGCCCGGAAGCGGCAGCGGGCTCGGGCTGGTGGTCGTGCGCGAGATCGTGTCGGACCACGGCGGCTCGATCGAAGTCTCGAGCTCGCCGGGTCACGGCACCGAGTTCATCGTGACTCTACCGCGGCTGACTCAGTCCGACGCGCCGGTGAAGTCGGGAACGTAGGCCGCGCGCAGCAAGTCACTCTCAGTCACCAGGCCCAGCAGCACCGGCCCCGCGGGACCCGGGCGCACGACCGGCAGGCAGCCGATCTTCTGTCCGAGCATGCGGCGCGCGGCCGTCGCCAGCGTGGTGGTCTCGTCGGCGGTGGTGAGCGTGCGCTGCATGACCTCGCGGATCGAGATGCTCCGCAGGTGGTCGATGCGCTGGGCAGGCGCGGCCGCCTCGAGCTTCGAGATCGACGCGGCCAGCACGTCGCGGTGCGAGACCAGGCCGACCAGCACGTCCTTGTGCACGACCGGCAGGTGGCGGATGCGCGCGAGCCGCATGATCCGGTCGGCCTCGAGCAGCGTCTCGTCGGGCCCGACGGCGATGAAGTTCGAACGCATCAAGCTGGCGACGGTCCGAGCGGGCAGAGGCGTGGATTGGGCCATTGGTCCGGCGGATCGTGCATTGCGCGTGCCCTGTGGTTCGAAACCCCAGTTGTGGCGGTGTGCCCCATTCGGGCACAATGGAAGCGCGCGAATTGCGCTCCGGACGAGGGCACGCCCCCTGCTATGACGGCTGACCATGGGTGAACCGCGAAACGTACTGGTGGTCGACGACGAGCCCGCGATGCGGGAGATGCTGGTCTCTCTGTTGGAGGAGGCCGGGATTCACGCCCAGGCCGCCGAGTCCGCGCAGCAAGCGCTCGCGCTCTGCCGGGACACCGACCTCGACGCGGTGATCTCCGACATCCGCATGCCGGGGAAGGACGGAGTCACCCTGCTGGGCGAGCTGCGCGAGACCCGCCCCGAGACGCCGGTCATCCTGATGACCGCCTTCGGCAGCATCGACTCCGCCGTCGACGCCATGCGCCACGGCGCGTTCGACTACATCACCAAGCCCTTCCAGCGCGGCGCCGTGCTCGCCTCGCTCGAGCGCGCCTTCGAGCGGCGCACGCTCGAGCAGGAGAACCGGCGCCTGCGCCGCGCGCTCGACCGGACGAGCTCGTTCGGCGACCTGATCGGGGCGAGCCCGGCCATGCGCGAGATCTTCGCGCTGGTGCGCAAGATCTCGAGCAGCCGCTCGAACGTGCTGATCACCGGCGAGAGCGGCACCGGCAAGGAGGTGGTCGCGCGCACGATCCACTTCACCGGCGGCCGCGCGCACGCCGCGTTCGTGCCGATCAACTGCACGGCCATGCCCGAGGGCCTGCTCGAGAGCGAGCTCTTCGGTCACGTGCGCGGCGCCTTCACCGGCGCGCACACCAGCAAGCGCGGCCTGTTCGAGGAGGCGAGTCACGGCACGATCTTCCTCGACGAGATCGGCGACATGAGCCCGGCCTTGCAGAGCAAGCTCCTGCGCGTGCTGCAGGAGCACGAGATCCGGCCGGTGGGCGGCAACAAGACCGTGCAGGTCGACGCGCGAGTCATCGCCGCGACCAACAAGGACCTGCGCGCCGAGGTGGCCGCTGGCCGCTTCCGCCAGGATCTGTACTACCGGCTGAACGTGATTCCGATCCACATCCCCCCGCTGCGCGAGCGCCCGGAAGACGTCGCCCCGCTGGCGCAGTCGTTCCTGGCGCGCCACGCCCCGGGGCGAAAAGTCACGCTGGGGCTGGATGCGCTCGAGCTGCTGCGCCGCCAGCGCTGGGAGGGCAACGCGCGCGAGCTCGAGAACGCGATCGAGCGCGCGCTCCTGCTGACCGCCGGCGACGAGATCCGTGCCGCCGACCTGCCGCTCGAGGCCGCCGAGCTCCGGCCGGCCGGCGTGCCGGCTTCCCCCGCTGCAGCCGGGCTGCTCGACGACGCGCTCGCGCGCCAGCTCACGCTGGCGCAGCTCGGCACGCTGTACATCGAGCGCGTGCTCGCGCTCGTCCACGGCAACAAGGTGCGCGCCGCGCGCATCCTGGGCATCAACCGCCGCACGCTGTACCGCCGCAAGGAAACCCGCCGCGGCCGCGCGCAGAACCAGGAGTGACTCGTGCAGATCAAGA
Protein-coding sequences here:
- a CDS encoding sigma-54 dependent transcriptional regulator, with translation MGEPRNVLVVDDEPAMREMLVSLLEEAGIHAQAAESAQQALALCRDTDLDAVISDIRMPGKDGVTLLGELRETRPETPVILMTAFGSIDSAVDAMRHGAFDYITKPFQRGAVLASLERAFERRTLEQENRRLRRALDRTSSFGDLIGASPAMREIFALVRKISSSRSNVLITGESGTGKEVVARTIHFTGGRAHAAFVPINCTAMPEGLLESELFGHVRGAFTGAHTSKRGLFEEASHGTIFLDEIGDMSPALQSKLLRVLQEHEIRPVGGNKTVQVDARVIAATNKDLRAEVAAGRFRQDLYYRLNVIPIHIPPLRERPEDVAPLAQSFLARHAPGRKVTLGLDALELLRRQRWEGNARELENAIERALLLTAGDEIRAADLPLEAAELRPAGVPASPAAAGLLDDALARQLTLAQLGTLYIERVLALVHGNKVRAARILGINRRTLYRRKETRRGRAQNQE
- a CDS encoding Hsp20/alpha crystallin family protein is translated as MVQHPWANFLAGCAEVKRCEQIPLREGHTEAPPHTGPPRRADRRRVSRHVACSTASHSTPKEKLMAEPTSGLKRWNPRDEPSLADVLFRDWPFGRVARQGEEAARGSLLSPAVDLSENEHAFVISAELPGVRREDLTVELHEDVLTLRGEKKSEREEKKDRSHWVERSYGSFSRSFTLPPTALAEQLKASFADGVLRIEIPKKEATKARQIAIK
- a CDS encoding CBS domain-containing protein, whose protein sequence is MRSNFIAVGPDETLLEADRIMRLARIRHLPVVHKDVLVGLVSHRDVLAASISKLEAAAPAQRIDHLRSISIREVMQRTLTTADETTTLATAARRMLGQKIGCLPVVRPGPAGPVLLGLVTESDLLRAAYVPDFTGASD
- a CDS encoding protoglobin domain-containing protein; the encoded protein is MLNHELRLAFYELGDEDRKNLSQLRPLLEKWADSLVAAFYRHLLSFQATRELLADPDVKDRLLVKQREYLLSLADPGLDADYFAQRLGIGRTHVRVGLEPRFYLGAYSLYLRLLVPAILENWQREPALAERIILSLEKLLMLDASVAMDSYIARREERLAFLNQELANASRESERRFEAEHERSRDATARARAAEQLVSLATLVAGLAHEIGTPMGVIRGHAELLESSVADERGRKRLQTIREQIDRISHIIQTLLNMARPGARDTAPVDVCALLRETLAFLAEKLRAHAIETRLELPPRAMVRGSSDKLQQVLINLVINAVDAMSAGGQLSVSVDAKSPDTLAIRVADTGQGMDAETQARIFEPFFSTKPPGSGSGLGLVVVREIVSDHGGSIEVSSSPGHGTEFIVTLPRLTQSDAPVKSGT